In a genomic window of Brassica rapa cultivar Chiifu-401-42 chromosome A10, CAAS_Brap_v3.01, whole genome shotgun sequence:
- the LOC103845810 gene encoding serine/threonine-protein kinase RUNKEL encodes MNQYHIYEAIGHGKCSTVYKGRKKKTIEYFACKSVEKSRKSKVLQEVRILHSLNHPNVLKFYAWYETSAHMWLVLEYCVGGDLRTLLQQDTKLPEDSVYGLAYDLVIALLFLHSKGITYCDLKPSNILLDENGHIKLCDFGLARKLDDISKSPSTGKRGTPYYMAPELYEDGGVHSFASDLWALGCVLYECYTGRPPFVAREFTQLVKSIHSDPTPPLPGNPSRSFVNLIESLLIKDPAQRIQWADLCGHAFWKSKINLVQLPPQPTFDKMIGIHPKPCLSEHNGDRPNKTPQKSREKDPKGGSRHNESNTQGSRGHETPQKGTPAGSKVQTKLPSKATEEKHVGRPGANRQVNILRLSRIAKANLQKENEKENYRRPLPNSNENCAEVKIENTDMELDFDEDNDEEGPDESEGNENTPCAKDERVLNQNESHQRQGVRSNNVPDENSSPNETPTSAEAKDCQEEQSEPIEVSAALPCASPLVKTHRGREVSGLTVNHDSSKTPNSISDVLWHLSDLSVRPVMPSKKSDKEAVPSLSFEAPQPSDFGKMGKQELEPLNNRIITVLSGSSAGISEKQNLIRYLETLSGNADAANILTNGPIMLVLVKVLRLSKTPAFRVQIASLIGLLIRHSTSIEDDLANSGILDSLTNGLRDKHEKVRRFSMAALGELLFYISTQNEHKDFKPTESPSKEIRSASGWQVSNALISLVTSTLRKGEDDLTQLYALRTIENICSQGAYWATRFSSQDLISNLCYIYRAVGKQESMRQTAGSCLVRLARFNPPCIQTVVEKLSLKEIASSFVKGSAREQQVCLNLLNMAMIGSHTFPSFGRHLVTLAEEKNLFPSLLSVIEQGTEVLRGKAVLSVALLCKNSRRWLTNFFCNTRFLPVVDRLAKEKDSYVQQCLEAFVNVIASIIPGLLDTITNDIQQLMTGRRHGPGSTLNNRAAQKTNAHLFPVVLHLLGSSSFKNKLVTQQILRQLANLTKLVEASFQGRDDFRITLLQVLECIAEDAPLVKQNAEIIIREILPSLAAIYNGNKDGDARFLCLKIWFDSLTILLTECTDIEQQTSEDLKSVSNSHFLPLYPALIQDEDPIPAYAQKLLVMLVEFDYIKISNILHQNTVSQCFEFLLGDLSSANVNNVKLCLALASAPEMETKLLSQLKVVRRIGNLLEFVNAKDMEDFLEPTLSLCRAFLLRSLGNKKGLSSNYSKEPMLLSESSFTFEVDPQECIRDIADFGSNIGLFLHLAGLDDTSIAVADIASECVVLLLKAASREATTGFLTNLPKITPILDSWGRGNSTEMQLLVLKRILHCLGYACKQYLSHAMILSISGHDVNKINAIVSEIKNSDVAGLSSVASLVVVELQRLPHR; translated from the exons CATAGCCCTGCT GTTTTTGCATTCGAAAGGAATTACATATTGTGATCTGAAGCCATCAAACATCTTACTTGATGAAAATGGACATATTAAG CTGTGCGATTTTGGGTTGGCAAGGAAACTAGACGATATTTCTAAATCTCCTTCCACG GGAAAACGTGGAACTCCGTACTATATGGCTCCAGAACTATATGAAGATGGAGGGGTCCATTCTTTTGCTTCTGATCTGTGGGCACTTGGCTGTGTGTTATATGAATGTTACACAGGGAGACCTCCTTTTGTGGCAAGAGAGTTCACGCAGCTTGTGAAATCTATTCATTCAGATCCAACTCCTCCACTGCCTGGAAATCCGAGCCGTTCATTCGTCAATCTTATTGAGTCTCTTCTTATCAAAGACCCAGCTCAAAGAATACAATGGGCAGATCTCTGTGGTCATGCATTTTGGAAGAGTAAGATCAATTTAGTACAGTTGCCTCCTCAGCCTACTTTTGATAAGATGATTGGCATACACCCAAAGCCATGTCTTTCCGAGCATAACGGAGACAGACCAAACAAGACCCCTCAGAAGTCTCGGGAGAAAGATCCAAAAGGAGGTTCAAGACACAATGAGAGCAATACTCAAGGTTCAAGGGGTCATGAGACGCCACAAAAGGGTACCCCTGCTGGTTCTAAAGTTCAAACGAAGCTTCCTAGTAAAGCAACTGAGGAAAAGCATGTAGGTCGTCCGGGTGCTAACAGGCAGGTGAACATTCTAAGATTGTCAAGGATCGCAAAGGCAAATCTCCAAAAGGAAAATGAGAAGGAAAACTACAGGAGACCCTTACCTAATAGCAACGAGAACTGTGCTGAAGTGAAGATCGAGAACACTGATATGGAACTTGATTTTGATGAAGACAATGATGAAGAGGGACCAGATGAATCAGAAGGAAATGAGAACACCCCTTGTGCAAAGGATGAAAGAGTTCTGAATCAAAATGAGAGTCACCAAAGACAAGGAGTTAGGAGCAATAATGTCCCTGATGAGAACTCGTCTCCAAATGAAACACCAACCTCGGCTGAAGCCAAAGATTGCCAAGAAGAGCAGTCAGAACCCATTGAAGTGTCAGCTGCGCTACCTTGTGCTAGTCCTCTAGTTAAAACTcacagaggaagagaagtttcTGGGTTGACTGTAAATCACGACTCGTCTAAAACACCTAATAGCATCAGTGACGTCCTTTGGCATTTATCTGATCTTTCTGTTAGACCTGTGATGCCCAGCAAAAAAtctgacaaagaagctgtgcctTCTCTCTCATTCGAAGCACCACAGCCTTCTGATTTTGGTAAGATGGGAAAGCAAGAACTAGAACCGCTTAACAATAGGATCATAACGGTTCTAAGTGGGAGTAGTGCTGGCATCTCAGAGAAACAGAATTTGATCAGATACCTCGAGACACTGAGTGGCAATGCTGATGCGGCCAACATCTTGACCAACGGGCCAATAATGCTTGTGCTTGTTAAAGTTCTGCGATTATCCAAGACCCCGGCGTTTCGTGTACAAATTGCTTCACTAATTGGTTTGTTAATTCGGCATTCTACTTCTATTGAGGATGACCTGGCAAACTCTGGTATTTTAGACTCTCTTACCAATGGCCTCAGAGACAAGCATGAAAAAGTGAGAAGGTTCTCTATGGCAGCTCTAGGTGAATTGCTATTCTACATCTCGACTCAAAATGAGCATAAGGATTTTAAACCAACAGAATCCCCATCTAAAGAAATCCGGTCTGCGTCAGGTTGGCAG GTTTCAAATGCATTGATCTCTCTAGTAACATCTACCTTACGCAAAGGAGAGGATGACCTGACTCAGCTCTACGCGTTAAGGACAATAGAAAACATCTGCAGTCAAGGAGCTTATTGGGCCACCCGTTTCTCTAGCCAAGATTTGATAAGCAACCTCTGCTATATTTACAGGGCAGTAGGGAAACAGGAGAGCATGAGGCAGACTGCTGGATCATGTTTGGTCCGTCTTGCTCGTTTCAACCCTCCTTGCATTCAGACGGTTGTAGAAAAGCTTTCACTGAAGGAAATAGCTTCATCTTTTGTCAAAGGCAGCGCACGAGAGCAGCAAGTCTGCTTAAATCTTCTGAATATGGCTATGATTGGAAGTCACACATTCCCAAGCTTTGGAAGGCATCTTGTGACATTGGCAGAGGAGAAAAATCTCTTCCCTAGTTTGCTTTCCGTCATAGAGCAAGGAACTGAAGTTCTTAGGGGTAAAGCTGTTCTCTCCGTTGCACTTCTCTGCAAAAACAGTAGGCGATGGCTAACAAATTTCTTCTGCAATACAAGATTTCTTCCTGTGGTGGATAGATTAGCCAAAGAAAAAGACAGTTATGTGCAACAATGTCTTGAGGCATTCGTGAATGTGATCGCCTCCATAATACCGGGTTTGCTGGATACGATAACCAATGATATCCAGCAACTAATGACAGGAAGACGCCATGGACCTGGCTCTACCCTAAACAACCGAGCAGCTCAAAAGACTAATGCACACTTGTTCCCTgtggttcttcatcttcttggaagCTCTTCGTTTAAGAACAAATTGGTAACTCAACAAATTCTACGCCAGTTGGCAAATCTTACAAAACTTGTGGAAGCTTCATTTCAG GGACGAGATGACTTCCGTATAACCCTTCTTCAAGTTCTAGAATGCATAGCAGAAGATGCTCCGCTGGTTAAACAAAACGCTGAGATTATTATCCGTGAGATTCTCCCATCTCTGGCTGCAATTTACAATGGTAACAAAGACGGGGATGCTCGGTTTCTCTGTTTGAAGATCTGGTTCGATTCATTGACAATCCTCTTAACCGAATGCACGGACATCGAGCAACAAACATCTGAGGATTTGAAATCAGTATCCAACTCTCATTTCCTCCCACTATACCCTGCACTGATCCAAGACGAAGATCCAATCCCAGCTTACGCACAAAAGCTCCTCGTCATGCTCGTTGAGTTTGATTACATCAAAATCTCCAACATACTGCATCAGAATACAGTTTCACAATGCTTCGAGTTTCTTCTCGGAGACTTATCAAGCGCAAATGTGAACAACGTCAAGCTCTGTCTTGCCTTGGCTTCAGCTCCAGAGATGGAAACTAAGCTACTTTCTCAGCTCAAAGTGGTGAGAAGAATCGGGAATCTGCTAGAGTTCGTGAACGCCAAAGACATGGAAGATTTCCTTGAGCCTACTTTGAGTCTCTGCAGAGCTTTTCTGCTAAGGTCACTTGGGAACAAGAAAGGTCTCAGCTCCAACTACTCGAAAGAGCCAATGCTTTTATCAGAATCATCTTTCACATTCGAGGTCGATCCACAGGAGTGTATAAGAGACATTGCAGATTTTGGTAGCAACATTGGCTTGTTCTTGCACCTCGCGGGTCTAGATGACACGAGCATCGCAGTAGCAGATATTGCCTCTGAGTGTGTCGTGTTGCTACTTAAAGCTGCGTCGAGAGAAGCCACTACAGGTTTTTTAACTAACCTTCCTAAGATCACACCGATTCTGGACTCATGGGGCAGGGGGAACAGCACGGAGATGCAACTGTTGGTTCTGAAGAGAATCTTGCATTGTTTGGGTTATGCGTGCAAGCAGTATCTATCGCACGCGATGATTTTGTCGATATCAGGACACGATGTCAATAAGATCAACGCCATAGTCTCTGAGATCAAGAACTCAGACGTCGCTGGTCTTAGTAGCGTCGCTTCTCTAGTTGTTGTGGAGCTGCAGAGGTTGCCTCATCGCTGA
- the LOC103845811 gene encoding classical arabinogalactan protein 25: MMKKKMAPSSFLNKLLIIILFISLSSLSSLSSSLPSTPTISPPFQELSPEIAPLLPSPGDALPSGAGAGTIPSSPSPPDPDTSDGSSYPDPAFAPFASPPVSSPAPPSHPLTGVVLLFLIVSSASLWLCGVIALL; encoded by the coding sequence atgatgaagaagaagatggctcCTTCCTCTTTTCTCAATAAActtctcatcatcatcctcttcatctctctctcctctctttcttctctctcttcctctctacCTTCTACTCCAACCATTTCTCCTCCCTTCCAAGAGCTTTCGCCGGAGATCGCTCCTCTCCTCCCTTCACCAGGAGACGCTTTACCTTCCGGCGCCGGCGCCGGTACAATCCCTTCTTCTCCAAGCCCTCCTGATCCCGACACTAGCGACGGCTCCTCGTACCCTGACCCGGCTTTTGCTCCCTTCGCTTCTCCGCCGGTTTCTTCTCCTGCTCCACCGTCTCATCCTCTCACCGGAGTTGTACTCCTCTTTCTCATTGTCTCATCCGCCTCGCTATGGCTCTGTGGCGTTATAGCACTACTATAG